A stretch of DNA from Cryptomeria japonica chromosome 4, Sugi_1.0, whole genome shotgun sequence:
TTATCTTATGTTTTCTCCATAAAAGTTATACTTTTGAAAAAGAAAACAAGTTCTCATGTTTTCATCAATCTTCCAGACTAGATATACCTATATGCTACTCTGAATTTGCATTGTTCAAAGTTTGAGCATTAGAGATTGTAGTGAAATCATTGCATGTTTATAGGAGGTTAGATTTATGGGTAACCCTGTATTGTACTGTTGGTTTCTAGTTTTACTTCTTCAGGTATGGCATATCCAAGCTCAAGGCAGTGAGGCTTCTAATCTTACAGGCTATACTTGTTCTGATGGTCCATCCCCATGTCACACATATGTTTTTTACAAAGCACAGGCCCCTAATTTCCTTACTCTTGACCCTATCAGTGATTTGTTTGGAGTGAGCAAACTGATGATTGAAATGGCCAGCAATTTGGTGGATGAGAACACCCAACTGGTCGATGGTCAACTACTGTTGATTCCCATAGTATGTGGGTGCATGGGGAATGTTTCTCAAGCCAATGTTACTTATTGGATTAGTGGAGATGATACATTTTATTTGGTTTCAACTCAGAAATTTGGGAACCTGACAACTTATCAAGCTGTGGAATTGGCGAATCCAAAGCTGGACGTATATAATCTTACAAATGGCACAGAGGTTGTTTTCCCATTGAGATGCAGATGCCCAACAAAAGAACAACTGAAGAAGGGTATGTCCATGCTTATTACCTATGTGCTTGATCAAAATGATACATGGGCTAGTATAAATAGAAGTTTTGGTGCTGATTATGAAGAATTAGTCTCTGTGAATGGACGAATAGATTTTGATAGTAGTGCTAGCAATAGTATTTTGATTCCTGTTTCACAGAAACCTGTGCTACCTCAGACTCTGGATTTATCAATCCCtcctatttcttccttggatgaggATGGAAAGGGAAATTCACATAGGGTGCTCTTAATAGGATTCTCTGTTGGTGGGCTGGTAGGACTTTTAGCTTTTGGGTCAGCTTATTTGATTAGACAAAGGTCTTCAAGACTAGCAAAAGTTTTTGACAATAGAAAGCAGCCACCATGTCAGAATTTGAAAGTAATGACAAGAAATGAAAGTGGGCAAGAGGAGCTTCTGGCTGGTGTGAATGATTGTTTAGGCAAGCCACTTACCTATTCTCTTGATACTGTAAGAAAGGCAACCCAAAACTTTAGTCCTGTGTTTCATATAGAGGGCTCTGTATACCGAGGCATCATTCATGACCAAGAAGTTGCTATCAAGCACATCAAAGGAGACGTGTCTCAAGAATTGAAGTTGTTGCTGAAGGTTAACCATGGGAACTTAGTCAGACTAGAGGGTTTTTGCATTACTCCTGAAGGGCAGTCTTATTTGATCTATGAATATGCTGAGAATAGGTCTCTGAATAGATGGCTTTATCATAATTATAGGTCATCTAATACACTAAAGCGGGGATCATGTTCCTCAAGCTCTGTATTTCTGACATGGAAGACAAGGCTACGGATTGCTTTAGATGTAGCCACTGGGCTTGAGTACATTCATGAGCACACAAATCCAACTGTTGTCCACAAGGACTTGAAAAGCAGTAATATTCTTCTTGACAGTAATTTCAGGGCAAAAATTGCAAACTTTGGAATGGCGAAATCTCTAAAAAGTGCAGTTACTAAGCATATCAAGGGTACTGAGGGTTACATGGCTCCAGAATATCTTGCCCATGGACTAGTGACACCAAAGCTTGATGTTTTTGCTTTTGGAGTTGTGCTTCTGGAACTAATGTCAGGCAAAGAAGCGATTGTGAGAGATGAAAATGGAGTTCCTATTGCAGGAAAGGCAGGCCTTCTATGGACCCAAATAAGGTCTCTTTTAGAAGGAAAAGATGCAGAAGAAAAACTAAGGAAATGGATGGATCCAAATCTACAAAGCTCATACAATATAGATAGTGCCGTCAGTCTGGTTGTAATGGCAAGGGCATGTGTAGAAGAGGATACTAAGGCCAGGCCTAGCATGGGAGATATTGTTTACAAACTCTCCAAGTTGTTGGACGCCTGTGTGGAGTGCAGTGAATCTTCATGGGTGATGGACGAAAGCATGGAGATAGTAATTCCAATTGCCGGGAGGTGATTCATTTCTTCTCCAAATCTGTTTTACTGGTTAGCTGCTGGGTCTTCTCTGAAAGCAGTAACTGTTGCAAGAATAGAAGAAATCAAGAAGAGAAAATTCTATGGGGTCATTTTATCTAGGGCAAATGAAGGGAAGTGTATGTAAATATTGTTTTAATGGTCAAAGCAAGCTTGCAAGTGGGTTATCTAAGGTATTAGATTTTGTTGGATCCTTGCCACGTTTTGTAAACCTGATATATTAGAATATACATGTGCTGATCAATATCTCAGTTACCTAAATGCTGCATGAAGTCCTGAATACTCTGTTAAGCCCTTCAGCTTTTGTCTCCACATCTCTAGCCATACGGAAACCTCTAACATATGTCAAGAGAAAAATATACATTTGTTAAGCCGTTGTACACCACAGATGTGAGGACAGGGGAGGCTCTGGATTTAATCATTATGATTATGTCTTAGAAATTTTCAGTTCCTCATCTGTTTTAGGTTTGTCCTGAACAATTAAATGAGTTTGGCTTGGCTTCTTGTATTAGCAGAAcataaatattaattacattttataatttaaCCCTCCTCTTGTCCCTTACTTTTTCAGAGTGTTCTAGATGGATAATAGAATTATGTATGCTGCTTAATTTCTGGATTTTATTGTGTAGGTTTTTGTTTGCATCAATATTGTGGATCATATTCAAtaatcctaatgatggatcattgagtatgatctgaaacattgatgcaaacatGGATCATTGAgtatgatctgaaacgttgatgtaaACAAAAACCTACGTAGTAAAATCCAGAAAGTAAGCAACAATCTTAATGAACTGTGAAAATCTAATCTCTTATAGAATTATGCGTGTCAGATGAATCTAAAATGAATAAGAACCACTTCAAATAACAGGCGAATGAATCTGCAACTCATCGACCCATAATTTGCATCTTCATATGCAGATCATTTCTATCAAGATAAAAAACTAATTCTGAAagctagtcaatgttctaaatggtTTTGCACTTGATCTTTGCTTCTCTCATGACCGGTAGCAGATTTAGGTTAATTAATACCTGGAGAGTTTGGTGGATTATTTGTTGATGTATTGGGGATTCATTCTTATTTCTGAATAGCATGCACTTGTCTTAGCTTATGGCATAACCCTTCTCGATTTTATTCTATGTTTTAATTAGTAAACTATCAATTAGGGTTCAAATAACAGAAAATTAATATTAGTAGATTTCTACAATTCATGAAATTAAACTTGTTGctgcttctggattagattgcttgtatttttttgcatcaatgttttgcaTTACAATCCTCCATCATCAAGTTGATAAAGAGCACAAAGAGATTGAAAATGGGCTGGTTGCAGACCTAAACAGACTAAAAAGAATGAGAAGCGTAGAGAGATATGGTCTCATTCCGTTTAGTCTGTTTAGGTCCGCAACCAACCTATTTTAATCTCCTTATGCTTTCTAACATCTTGACGAACGATCTAGATccaaaatgttgatacaaaaaatACATAGAATCTAATCCAGCAGCAACAAAAAGTTTAATAACAGAAAATGCTACAACCCACATTAGATTTAGTATACTGGAATAGATAGACAGGATCACATGTAAGCATTGGGCTATTATAAATGGAATAAATACCCCTACACAAAAGGAATTTAAGAAGAGAAAAGACCTATAGTATGGTCCTTGCTTAGATAGATTAGGAATGAAAATTCCCATTTTTTCTACAAGGGAAGACACTCTGATTTGAAGATTTGCTTTGCATCTAGCAGATCATATGGGATGTGATCAAATTGTTAGAGCTAATTGGAAGTTACATATGATTTTGCTTTAGTCTTTGAATCCAGTCAAATTTCAGACCTTTAGGTAAGTTGAATACAGAAATTTCAAAGTTTAAGGTAAGTTGAATACATAAATGCCTAAATGAAATACATAATTCTTTTAAAATCTCGTCTATGTGGTCTGTAATATTATAGCAACTTAATTGGTAACAAAAGTGTATTGCCTAGGCTATATACCCTTAATATCTATGGGCTAAACTGTTTTATCTAATTGTCGGCTCTTACAGTTCAAAATCCTTAAACACTGGCTAGCTTTTAGTGTTTTTAGAAAATAActtaattttaaagaaaataagtTTGCATTCATTATATATATACCACAGGATGCTGAATGTGGGCCCGGGGACGTCGTTTCAGGGAGGGCTATTGTTTGTTTTCAATTTGCAAGTACCCAGAAtggttatttaaataattttagacaaattaataataaataatgctttaaaatataaatgtaatataTTGAATTTGTAATGGCACTTCTATTTGTATTTCTTAAGAAGGTTTTAGTTCTTTATATTAATGGTGAATTTGGATTTTTTAAagagttcaattttttttatattatctaAAACAACTATACTAAGCAATCAAGAGATAATAGTTAAAACAAGCGTCACTAAGACAACAAAAGATAATTTATTAGACGTACTACACCATAAAAGTAAATCAACACACATTCAATTGAGAGGCAAGTAAGGTAGTTTAAACCTAATGAAATCTAAAGAGATTTGAGTACTTGCTTGGTTCTTTTCACCAAATTGCTAAATCATACTTCTCTTCTTTTTAATTAAACCAATCTCTTCAGGTTTCAAATGACCACTTACCCCATGTTCCCATGTGGCTGTTAAGTGTGTTTTCTGTTTAAATTTGAGCATCAAAATGTTCCCATGCAAAATTTTAATTATGGGAAAATGATAATTTGGAATTTCCTTGTTTTTTGGAGCAACTACTGTTTAAGAATTGAAAATACTTTGAAAAAATGAGGTGTTGGAAATGAGCAATGATTGCATATTGTCAAAATTCCACAAATTTCTTTCCCTCCTTTTTAACATCTGccttcaattttttctttcaaattttaattGCTAAAATTGTTATTAATATTGTTCATACAAATTTAAGGTGACTatttaaaaacaaataaataaataaataaatattcatgggGCCACCAACTCCACAAATAACTCCTTAAATGTTGAGCAATGGTTGTTAGTCAAAATAATCTAGGCAGTCACATTGGGACATGTCCAGGTGTATCTCATAACCAAATGATGGGAAGGACAACAAAACCTCCAACTTTCTTTTTTCTTTGGAAATAGTGTTGGGAAAAGGTATAGCACAATCACAATGCAATGACTCATCCCACAAACAACTTCCTCCCAATGAACCTCCATAACTCTCTCACTGTAAGTCACTTTTTGGGGGACTCGACTGAGATCCTTTGGTCTTTCCTTCCCTTTTAAGATTTATATGCATATCTCACTCTTTTAGTGTGCTACAATTGAAAAACAATACGAATTTGGTGTGAGAGTTTTGACAAATAGAGAAAGTAATAGGATTTCAATTATAGGTGTTTAACATTTTTTGCACACaataggcttgagtagtggagtcATTTGCATTAGGGTTGTGGTGGCACATGGGCAGTCAACTTCTCAAATGCGAACGATCCTCTCGATTTCCTTAATTTGCTACAAGTGGAAATAGTTGTGCCCCCCACCTTGTCTTtatcttaattattatttttttccccATGCACAAGAAAACTCTGCAAACTCTTTGCCAAAGCAAAGAAACACATTCGTTTTCCCAAAGTGAATCTCGAGAATCAAACATGGGTGGCTTTTCATGAAAGAACACAATGAAAATAGATAAGGTCTAGTAGATTCAAATGAGGCAAATAAAGGTATTTTTGAAATTGACACTAACGACATATAATAGGTCAAATTGAACTAAATGGATTAGTGGATTTCACTATcagaaatattaaaataatagaAAGGTTTTAGGGGGTAGGCAAGCCCAAAGGCCTATGGAGGGATGTTATCTCAAGGGGGTGTCTTAATCCATTTTAACTTCTTAATGCACCTAGTGGGAACCTCAACCACTCTTTTGTACCCAAGTCTCAATACTCATATAGGAGCAACAAATAAACACATGCAATACTCATATAGGAGCAACAAATAAACACATGGGCGCATGTGTGCTACGATACCCTCATATTAACTTATTAAACAAAAAAGAAAGATTTGTCTATGTAAATGTGAAATAACTAGTACATGCGGATTCTAAGGTGTAGGCAAATTCAAACAGTGAAGTTTGCTAGGAAGGAAAAAATTATTGCTGTTTGCAAACAAGGGAAAGTTATTctctttagttttattttattttattttattttcctttttctagATTGTTTAATGAGTAGATTCATATGGTTGCTTCTATGCTAAGTTGATAGTATCCTATTTTGCATCTACTTTAGGTGGATCATGTTACATAGTGTGGTTATTGTTAGATGCTATTGTGATATTTGATGATAGTTAGGTGAGATTATCTTGGGTTTTTACCAAGGAAAATGGATTGGAAGCATAAAAATACTATCAATTCAATCATTTAACTAATAAAATAGTTTCTTCTTAAACATCAATAAATAGGAAAAATCAAAACTAGAAACCAAATGTGGTTCCctaaaatcatgaatcaaaataatGACCTAAAGTAGCACCATAATTAGTGAAAATTCTAATGGCCAAGTTGGCCGTAGTCTTCTCTACTAAAATAGACTATGCTTGTATAATTGTTCTAAATTGCCATAATGTCTACCATAGTTGAACTATCAATTTGGTTGCTCCACTCTAACATATTCAAATCCATTAAAAGTGTCTTATTGATTGTTATAATTTTGGTCAAGTTTCCAATGTAACTACCCTATAATCATGTCAATACTCATCATAGAATCCACCATAATTCCGATCTTAAAATGTCATAATATTCTCTTACACGTCTTAATAGTATTATATGCTCATATAACCTCTTACAAACTTCCCAAAGTAACTGACATGTATCAAAAAAAGCCAACACAAAATTCAAGGACTAATTTCTCAATATGAGGCCAAAATAATCGataaatataaataattgataAATCAAAATATTAGGATGCAAGGTTGAGATGGATTTACCAACATTTTCCCACTTGTCAAATAACTTACCAAAGAGCAAAGGAGAACTTTGATATTGAAATCTAAGGTCTAGGGATCAAGAGGCCTATATACTCA
This window harbors:
- the LOC131061834 gene encoding serine/threonine receptor-like kinase NFP, whose product is MGNPVLYCWFLVLLLQVWHIQAQGSEASNLTGYTCSDGPSPCHTYVFYKAQAPNFLTLDPISDLFGVSKLMIEMASNLVDENTQLVDGQLLLIPIVCGCMGNVSQANVTYWISGDDTFYLVSTQKFGNLTTYQAVELANPKLDVYNLTNGTEVVFPLRCRCPTKEQLKKGMSMLITYVLDQNDTWASINRSFGADYEELVSVNGRIDFDSSASNSILIPVSQKPVLPQTLDLSIPPISSLDEDGKGNSHRVLLIGFSVGGLVGLLAFGSAYLIRQRSSRLAKVFDNRKQPPCQNLKVMTRNESGQEELLAGVNDCLGKPLTYSLDTVRKATQNFSPVFHIEGSVYRGIIHDQEVAIKHIKGDVSQELKLLLKVNHGNLVRLEGFCITPEGQSYLIYEYAENRSLNRWLYHNYRSSNTLKRGSCSSSSVFLTWKTRLRIALDVATGLEYIHEHTNPTVVHKDLKSSNILLDSNFRAKIANFGMAKSLKSAVTKHIKGTEGYMAPEYLAHGLVTPKLDVFAFGVVLLELMSGKEAIVRDENGVPIAGKAGLLWTQIRSLLEGKDAEEKLRKWMDPNLQSSYNIDSAVSLVVMARACVEEDTKARPSMGDIVYKLSKLLDACVECSESSWVMDESMEIVIPIAGR